One window of Solwaraspora sp. WMMA2056 genomic DNA carries:
- a CDS encoding DUF2752 domain-containing protein: MAGQDGTAASAAAVDEQPTPPSTGPTPSTDPTPPGYADPHGHHAPPPHAHPHGYAQPYPDGYGYPPQPQPDRLTRWVNNVWARSPRWLAPLAVLGCIGAAAGYTVLTDPATSTAEAAPTCLLKLTTGLDCPGCGGTRAVWYLLNGDLGAAARHHVLLVFAIPFLLYVYVAWAGQHMGRWRLPQLAMTPKVIGWFLGAWLAFSVLRNLPWPPFTWFYV, encoded by the coding sequence ATGGCGGGTCAGGACGGCACGGCCGCGAGCGCAGCCGCCGTCGACGAGCAGCCGACGCCGCCGTCGACCGGCCCGACGCCGTCGACCGACCCGACCCCGCCCGGGTACGCCGACCCACACGGGCACCATGCACCGCCACCCCACGCCCACCCGCACGGGTACGCCCAGCCGTACCCGGACGGCTACGGCTACCCGCCGCAGCCGCAGCCGGACCGGCTGACCCGCTGGGTCAACAACGTCTGGGCGCGGTCGCCCCGCTGGCTGGCCCCGCTGGCGGTGCTCGGCTGCATCGGAGCCGCCGCCGGCTACACGGTGCTCACCGACCCGGCCACCAGCACCGCCGAGGCCGCCCCGACCTGCCTGCTGAAGCTGACCACCGGGCTGGACTGCCCCGGCTGCGGCGGCACCCGGGCGGTCTGGTACCTGCTCAACGGCGACCTGGGTGCGGCCGCCCGGCACCACGTCCTGCTGGTCTTCGCGATCCCGTTCCTGCTCTACGTCTACGTCGCCTGGGCCGGCCAGCACATGGGTCGGTGGCGGCTGCCGCAGCTGGCGATGACCCCGAAGGTGATCGGCTGGTTCCTCGGCGCGTGGCTGGCCTTCTCGGTGCTGCGTAACCTGCCGTGGCCGCCGTTCACCTGGTTCTACGTCTGA
- a CDS encoding S1 family peptidase, with amino-acid sequence MRRRRVITAGVTVAAVGLLAAVTVPALAGDDRTDQPATDRAGAGQPAATEIVTALGRDLGVSAADARTRLATERWAGRTVATLRADLGDAYGGAWITADGTDLVVAVTDPDLAARVDASGARAQLVPRSQRQLDAVKRQLDADAGTANPDLAGWYVDVADNTVVLLARPGAQAAARDFAATAGVPVDALRVDVSDETPVPLFDVRGGDPYFIGAGGRCSVGFSVVGGFVTAGHCGRPGDTTTGFNQQAQGVFQASSFPGDDWAFVAVNGDWTPQPVVNDFNGGTLPVAGATEAPVGASICRSGSTTGTRCGVIQARNVTVNYPEGAVTGLTRTDVCAEPGDSGGAWLSGDQAQGVTSGGSGNCQIGGVTFFQPLAEILEVNNLTLVTTTDADTPPGGGPAVPTVAPTLPGDGSSQGCTGHEVVRRGELDAVGDRQVQPDGRFFRAGAGRHSACLQAPDGARYDLALQRFTAAGWRTVARGDADGTVTELSFSGPAGSYRYRVGSDQGVGGYLLGFSVN; translated from the coding sequence ATGCGACGCCGACGGGTGATCACCGCAGGAGTCACCGTGGCCGCAGTGGGCCTGCTCGCCGCGGTGACGGTGCCGGCGCTGGCCGGTGACGACCGTACCGACCAGCCGGCCACCGACCGGGCCGGCGCCGGGCAGCCGGCCGCCACCGAGATCGTCACCGCTCTCGGACGCGACCTCGGCGTCAGCGCGGCCGACGCCCGGACCCGGCTGGCCACCGAGCGGTGGGCCGGTCGCACCGTGGCCACCCTGCGCGCTGACCTCGGCGACGCGTACGGCGGCGCCTGGATCACCGCCGACGGCACCGACCTCGTCGTCGCCGTCACCGACCCCGACCTGGCCGCCCGGGTCGACGCCAGCGGCGCCCGGGCGCAGCTCGTGCCGCGCAGCCAACGACAGCTCGACGCGGTCAAACGCCAGCTCGACGCCGACGCCGGGACGGCCAACCCCGACCTGGCCGGCTGGTACGTCGACGTCGCCGACAACACCGTCGTGCTGCTCGCCCGACCCGGTGCGCAGGCCGCCGCCCGTGACTTCGCCGCCACCGCCGGGGTGCCCGTCGACGCGCTGCGCGTCGACGTCTCCGACGAGACCCCGGTGCCGCTGTTCGACGTGCGCGGCGGCGACCCGTACTTCATCGGCGCCGGTGGGCGCTGCTCGGTCGGCTTCTCCGTCGTCGGCGGCTTCGTCACCGCCGGCCACTGCGGCCGGCCCGGCGACACCACCACCGGGTTCAACCAGCAGGCGCAGGGGGTGTTCCAGGCGTCGTCGTTCCCCGGCGACGACTGGGCCTTCGTCGCGGTCAACGGCGACTGGACCCCGCAGCCGGTGGTCAACGACTTCAACGGCGGCACCCTGCCGGTCGCCGGTGCCACCGAAGCACCGGTCGGCGCCAGCATCTGCCGGTCCGGATCGACCACCGGCACCCGCTGCGGCGTGATCCAGGCCCGCAACGTCACGGTCAACTACCCGGAAGGCGCCGTCACCGGGCTGACCCGGACCGACGTCTGCGCCGAGCCGGGCGACTCCGGCGGTGCCTGGCTCTCCGGCGACCAGGCGCAGGGCGTCACCTCCGGTGGCTCCGGCAACTGCCAGATCGGTGGCGTGACCTTCTTCCAGCCGCTGGCCGAGATCCTCGAGGTCAACAACCTGACCCTGGTCACCACCACCGACGCCGACACCCCGCCGGGCGGCGGACCCGCCGTGCCGACCGTGGCACCGACCCTGCCGGGCGACGGTTCGTCGCAGGGGTGCACCGGGCACGAGGTGGTCCGCCGGGGCGAGCTCGACGCCGTCGGCGACCGGCAGGTACAGCCCGACGGCCGGTTCTTCCGGGCCGGTGCCGGGCGGCACAGCGCCTGCCTGCAGGCACCGGACGGGGCCCGGTACGACCTCGCCCTGCAGCGCTTCACCGCAGCCGGCTGGCGCACCGTCGCCCGGGGCGATGCCGACGGCACCGTGACCGAGCTGAGTTTCTCCGGACCCGCCGGGTCGTACCGGTACCGGGTCGGGTCCGACCAGGGCGTGGGTGGCTACCTCCTCGGGTTTTCGGTGAACTGA
- the thyX gene encoding FAD-dependent thymidylate synthase: protein MPEIVSPQVTLIAWTHFEPPADVDWSTDADGGQALAEFAGRACYQSWRKPNPATATNAGYLRHILDSGHLSVLEHGSVTFYLTGISRSLTHELIRHRHFSYSQLSQRYVPERDAAMVEPAVIAEDPQLHQQFVAAAQASVRAYTELLEGLEKRFADEPNPTLRRKQARQAARAVLPNATETRIVVTGNYRAWRHFIGMRATEHADVEIRELAVECLRQLQRVAPSVFADFEISQLPDGSEVAASPYTRQGE from the coding sequence ATGCCGGAAATCGTGTCACCCCAGGTCACGCTGATCGCCTGGACCCACTTCGAGCCGCCCGCCGATGTCGACTGGTCCACCGACGCCGACGGCGGCCAGGCGTTGGCCGAGTTCGCCGGCCGGGCCTGCTACCAGTCGTGGCGCAAACCCAACCCGGCGACCGCCACCAACGCCGGCTACCTGCGGCACATCCTGGACAGCGGCCACCTGTCGGTCCTGGAGCACGGCAGCGTCACGTTCTACCTGACCGGGATCTCCCGTTCGTTGACCCACGAGCTGATCCGGCACCGGCACTTCTCCTACTCCCAGCTGTCCCAGCGGTACGTGCCCGAGCGCGACGCGGCCATGGTCGAGCCGGCGGTCATCGCCGAGGATCCACAGCTGCACCAGCAGTTCGTCGCCGCCGCGCAGGCGAGTGTGCGGGCCTACACCGAGCTGCTGGAGGGTCTGGAGAAGCGGTTCGCCGACGAACCCAACCCGACGCTGCGCCGCAAACAGGCCCGGCAGGCGGCGCGGGCGGTGCTGCCGAACGCCACCGAAACCCGGATCGTGGTCACCGGCAACTACCGGGCCTGGCGGCACTTCATCGGGATGCGGGCCACCGAGCACGCCGACGTGGAGATCCGCGAGCTGGCGGTGGAGTGCCTGCGACAGTTGCAACGGGTCGCGCCGAGCGTCTTCGCCGACTTCGAGATCAGCCAGTTGCCGGACGGCAGCGAGGTCGCCGCCAGCCCGTACACCCGGCAGGGGGAGTAG
- a CDS encoding helix-turn-helix transcriptional regulator: MRDDPGPGESPAAARRRLRLALRRAREAAGFTQGKVADTLDWSVSKVNRIEKGDVTVSSTDLRALLALYGVVDPDRAERMLRDARTSRRRGWWDEPRYREHLTPAMLQLLQLESDASAIRVFQPTLIPGMLQTREYGEFVLNFWRSELPEADRVLRLEARLRRREHVLDRPDPPEFHLVLDESVLWRTIGGPQVMARQFAHLLQQMRAPHVRVRVSPFADAAIMAMLAPFTLLDFGDEDNALLYREGILIDEIVHAAQRIDRHRGYFAHLWAAAHDEATSARLIAERAAALGDGEPVVRD, encoded by the coding sequence GTGCGTGACGATCCCGGTCCCGGCGAGTCCCCGGCGGCGGCGCGGCGTCGGCTCCGGTTGGCGTTGCGCCGCGCGCGGGAAGCGGCCGGCTTCACCCAGGGCAAGGTGGCCGACACGCTGGACTGGTCGGTGTCCAAGGTCAACCGGATCGAGAAGGGCGACGTCACGGTCTCGTCGACGGACCTGCGGGCGTTGCTGGCGCTCTACGGCGTCGTCGACCCCGACCGGGCCGAGCGGATGCTGCGCGACGCCCGCACGTCCCGGCGCCGTGGTTGGTGGGACGAGCCCCGCTACCGCGAGCACCTGACCCCGGCCATGCTGCAGTTGTTGCAGTTGGAGAGCGACGCCAGCGCCATCCGGGTGTTTCAGCCGACGCTCATCCCCGGCATGTTGCAGACCCGGGAGTACGGCGAGTTCGTGCTCAACTTCTGGCGTAGCGAGCTACCGGAGGCGGACCGGGTGCTGCGGTTGGAGGCCCGGCTGCGTCGTCGCGAGCACGTGTTGGACCGCCCCGACCCGCCGGAGTTCCATCTGGTGCTCGACGAGTCGGTGCTGTGGCGCACCATCGGCGGCCCCCAGGTGATGGCCCGGCAGTTCGCCCACCTGCTGCAGCAGATGCGCGCACCGCACGTCCGGGTGCGGGTCTCACCGTTCGCCGACGCCGCGATCATGGCGATGCTGGCCCCGTTCACCTTGCTGGACTTCGGCGACGAGGACAACGCGCTGCTCTACCGCGAAGGAATCCTGATCGACGAGATCGTCCACGCGGCGCAGCGGATCGACCGGCACCGGGGCTACTTCGCCCATCTGTGGGCTGCGGCCCACGACGAGGCGACGTCGGCCCGGTTGATCGCCGAACGGGCGGCGGCGCTGGGCGACGGCGAGCCGGTGGTGCGCGACTGA
- the dapA gene encoding 4-hydroxy-tetrahydrodipicolinate synthase, with the protein MTQHHLAGPGAGRPTPFGRLLTAMVTPMNDDGSLDFDGAARLASYLVDEQANDALVISGTTGESPTTTDAEKEQLLRVVVDAVGDRAKVVAGVGTNDTRHTVELAVAAEKAGAHGLLVVTPYYNKPPQAGVVRHFTEVADATGLPVMAYDIPHRAGIAIATETLVRLAEHERIVAVKDAKGDLVATSWVTSRTDLAFYCGDDPLTLPMLAIGGVGLVGTSTHLTGALTKQMIEAYVAGDRAAALALHHRLLPLFTGIFRSPGTILVKAALATLDLPAGTVRSPLVEATDTELDQLRADCAAAGLELP; encoded by the coding sequence ATGACGCAGCACCACCTAGCCGGTCCCGGGGCGGGGAGGCCGACCCCGTTCGGGCGGCTCCTGACCGCCATGGTCACCCCGATGAACGACGACGGCTCGCTCGACTTCGACGGCGCGGCGCGACTGGCCAGCTACCTGGTCGACGAGCAGGCCAACGACGCGCTGGTGATCAGCGGCACCACCGGCGAGTCGCCGACCACCACCGACGCGGAGAAGGAGCAACTGCTCCGGGTCGTCGTCGACGCCGTCGGGGACCGGGCCAAGGTGGTGGCCGGCGTCGGCACCAACGACACCCGGCACACCGTCGAGTTGGCGGTCGCCGCCGAGAAGGCCGGCGCGCACGGGCTGCTGGTGGTCACGCCGTACTACAACAAGCCGCCGCAGGCCGGGGTGGTCCGGCATTTCACCGAGGTCGCCGACGCGACCGGGCTGCCGGTGATGGCGTACGACATTCCGCACCGCGCCGGGATCGCGATCGCCACCGAGACCCTGGTACGCCTGGCCGAGCACGAGCGGATCGTCGCGGTCAAGGACGCCAAGGGCGATCTGGTCGCCACCTCCTGGGTGACCAGCCGCACCGACCTGGCGTTCTACTGCGGTGACGACCCGCTGACCCTGCCGATGCTGGCGATCGGCGGCGTCGGGCTGGTCGGCACCTCGACGCACCTGACCGGCGCGTTGACCAAGCAGATGATCGAGGCGTACGTCGCTGGCGACCGGGCCGCCGCGCTGGCGCTGCACCACCGGCTGCTGCCGCTGTTCACCGGGATCTTCCGCAGTCCCGGCACCATCCTGGTCAAGGCGGCGTTGGCGACGCTGGACCTGCCCGCCGGCACGGTCCGTTCGCCGCTGGTCGAGGCCACCGACACCGAGCTGGACCAGTTGCGCGCCGACTGCGCCGCGGCCGGACTGGAGCTGCCGTGA
- a CDS encoding DUF397 domain-containing protein: MLRADQGWRRSSRCDTNACVEVAATETGGAALRDSADPASPELGFGPHQWRSFLRGICQGQLTGR; this comes from the coding sequence ATGTTGCGTGCCGACCAGGGCTGGCGACGAAGCAGCCGGTGTGACACCAACGCCTGCGTGGAGGTGGCGGCGACGGAGACCGGTGGCGCGGCGCTGCGGGACTCGGCCGACCCGGCCAGCCCGGAACTGGGCTTCGGGCCCCACCAGTGGCGATCGTTCCTGCGGGGGATCTGCCAGGGGCAGCTCACCGGCCGGTGA
- a CDS encoding ribonuclease J, translating into MSQAHVDMDLPPQLPPGGLRVIPLGGLGAIGRNMTVFEFDGKLLIVDCGVLFPDVEQPGVDLILPDFAPILDRLADVQAIVLTHGHEDHIGAVPYLLAHKPDIPLVGSQFTLALVEAKLAERRIEPYTLTVREGQRERIGPFECEFFAVNHSIPDALAVAIRTPAGLVLHTGDFKMDQLPLDGRITDLAGFARLGAEGVDLLLSDSTNAEIPGFVTPERDIGPVLDSIFGKAKGRIIVASFASHVHRVQQVLDSAYEYDRKVALIGRSMVRNMGIARDLGLLRIPAGLVVGLDEATALPPDRIVLMSTGSQGEPMSALGRMATGDHRHITVAPGDTVVLASSLVPGNETSVYRVINQLSRAGATVIHKDVAKVHVSGHAPAGELLYLLNVVRPSNLLPVHGEWRHLRAHARLGIESGLDPQRVVLCEDGDVVDLVDGHATLVGHVKSRYVYVDGLAVGDVGESLLTERRILGDGGFIAATVVVDSVTGKVVGGPTVSAKGFSEDPEAFNAVVPLITEALGRAAADGITDPHQLQQVVRRIVGRWVNDAYRRRPMIVPTVVEV; encoded by the coding sequence GTGAGTCAGGCACACGTCGACATGGATCTGCCGCCGCAGCTGCCGCCGGGCGGGTTGCGGGTCATCCCGTTGGGTGGGCTCGGTGCCATCGGGCGCAACATGACGGTCTTCGAGTTCGACGGCAAGCTGCTGATCGTCGACTGCGGGGTGCTCTTCCCGGACGTCGAGCAGCCCGGCGTCGATCTGATCCTGCCGGATTTCGCCCCGATCCTGGACCGGCTCGCCGACGTGCAGGCGATCGTGCTGACCCACGGTCACGAGGACCACATCGGCGCGGTGCCGTACCTGCTCGCCCACAAGCCGGACATCCCCCTGGTCGGGTCGCAGTTCACCCTGGCGCTGGTCGAGGCGAAGCTGGCCGAGCGGCGCATCGAGCCGTACACGTTGACCGTCCGGGAGGGCCAGCGGGAACGGATCGGGCCGTTCGAGTGCGAGTTCTTCGCGGTCAACCACTCCATCCCGGACGCGCTGGCGGTGGCCATCCGGACCCCGGCCGGGCTGGTGCTGCACACCGGTGACTTCAAGATGGACCAGTTGCCGCTGGACGGGCGGATCACCGACCTGGCCGGGTTCGCCCGGCTCGGCGCCGAAGGCGTGGACCTGCTGCTGTCGGACTCCACCAACGCCGAGATCCCCGGCTTCGTCACCCCGGAACGCGACATCGGGCCGGTGCTGGACTCGATCTTCGGTAAGGCCAAGGGCCGGATCATCGTGGCGAGCTTCGCCTCCCACGTGCACCGGGTGCAGCAGGTGCTGGACTCGGCGTACGAGTACGACCGCAAGGTCGCGCTGATCGGCCGGTCGATGGTGCGCAACATGGGCATCGCCCGTGATCTCGGTCTGCTGCGGATTCCGGCCGGCCTGGTGGTCGGGCTGGACGAGGCGACGGCGTTGCCGCCGGACCGGATCGTGCTGATGTCCACCGGGTCGCAGGGCGAGCCGATGAGTGCGCTGGGCCGGATGGCCACCGGCGACCACCGGCACATCACCGTGGCGCCGGGGGACACCGTGGTGCTGGCCAGTTCGCTGGTGCCGGGCAACGAGACGTCGGTCTACCGGGTGATCAACCAGCTGTCCCGGGCCGGGGCGACCGTGATCCACAAGGACGTGGCGAAGGTGCACGTCTCCGGGCACGCGCCAGCGGGGGAGCTGCTGTACCTGCTCAACGTGGTGCGGCCGAGCAACCTGCTGCCGGTGCACGGTGAGTGGCGGCACCTGCGGGCGCATGCCCGGCTCGGCATCGAGTCCGGTCTGGACCCGCAGCGGGTGGTGCTCTGCGAGGACGGCGACGTGGTCGACCTGGTCGACGGGCACGCCACCCTGGTCGGGCACGTCAAGAGCCGGTACGTCTACGTGGACGGTCTCGCCGTCGGCGATGTCGGTGAGTCGTTGCTGACCGAACGCCGGATCCTCGGCGACGGTGGGTTCATCGCCGCGACCGTGGTGGTCGACTCGGTCACCGGCAAGGTCGTCGGCGGCCCCACCGTGTCGGCGAAGGGGTTCTCCGAGGACCCGGAGGCGTTCAACGCGGTGGTTCCGCTGATCACGGAGGCGCTGGGGCGGGCCGCCGCTGACGGCATCACCGACCCGCACCAGCTGCAGCAGGTGGTCCGCCGGATCGTCGGACGCTGGGTCAACGACGCGTACCGCCGTCGGCCGATGATCGTGCCGACCGTGGTGGAGGTCTGA
- a CDS encoding DUF2784 domain-containing protein: MGYQLLTTVILILHFGFLAYLAVGGFLAWRWPRTIWLHLCAAGWGVLVVAANLSCPLTVAEHWSRRRAGQVGFDEGFVDRYLSGVIYPERYAWLAQLVLAAAVAVSWAGAVRAARRRRRRSPLRSGSPR, encoded by the coding sequence ATGGGCTACCAGCTGTTGACCACCGTCATCCTGATCCTGCACTTCGGCTTCCTGGCCTACCTGGCCGTCGGCGGCTTCCTGGCCTGGCGGTGGCCGCGCACCATCTGGCTGCACCTGTGCGCCGCCGGCTGGGGGGTGCTGGTGGTCGCCGCCAACCTGAGCTGTCCGCTGACGGTGGCCGAGCACTGGTCGCGCCGGCGGGCCGGACAGGTCGGCTTCGACGAAGGGTTCGTCGACCGCTACCTGTCCGGCGTGATCTACCCCGAGCGGTACGCCTGGCTGGCCCAACTGGTGCTGGCCGCCGCCGTGGCGGTCAGCTGGGCCGGGGCGGTCAGGGCAGCTCGGCGACGGCGTCGGCGAAGCCCGCTCCGGTCAGGATCGCCGCGTTGA
- a CDS encoding YggT family protein encodes MGPLFALLSLLLLIFQLLLIGRAILDWSTVLAGPSARDSLRSRATVALHTLTEPVLAPVRRVLPPVRVGGAAIDLSFIVVFVAIVIIRAVLP; translated from the coding sequence ATGGGTCCCCTGTTCGCTCTGCTGAGCCTGCTGCTGCTGATCTTCCAACTGCTGCTCATCGGCCGCGCGATCCTCGACTGGAGCACGGTGCTGGCCGGGCCGAGCGCCCGCGACTCGCTGCGCTCCCGGGCGACCGTCGCGTTGCACACGCTGACCGAGCCGGTCCTGGCCCCGGTCCGCCGGGTGCTGCCGCCGGTACGGGTCGGCGGGGCCGCCATCGACCTGTCCTTCATCGTGGTCTTCGTCGCCATCGTGATCATCCGGGCGGTGCTGCCGTGA
- a CDS encoding YbjN domain-containing protein, whose protein sequence is MSPEELIQALDEATDLPDGDGKIAELERIAAHADAAGQTRIGFDARMALIDTYNNHTERWRMLPAFGWCLRTFDEHPELFEGWDAELLRWYHKWAVATLRSTPQVGLAQTQAALDDLERRFTRDGQSLQAVYNLRCRIADHVGDTEQARQWLDRWRTAPRDVNSDCAGCDPSRQAELLADWGEWEQAITVVEPVLSGALGCTEQPEKALVAVIMPYLRLGRYAEAAQAHVRAYRRHRHERDAFPYLADHLRFCALTGHHERGLAILTEHLEWFDRPYDDASAMEFAAAGALICRLAGTAGSGARTVHRPEHGQRPAAELTVDELGALLTEAATELAGRFDARNGTDHQSRRMADWLAAEPLTDCVELPADQPARSGYVAEAVPAEGTPDVVAPLTLEGITAALNERGDRYFVDDDGVVGGKWGRAVIHFERLGEQREILHTRIIAERRLPAGRLAEAYQFCNAWNHDRLLPKVYVHDTGEGELILAGDVSTDLEHGVSGAQLAVLVNAAILTGAGFADAVAELP, encoded by the coding sequence GTGAGCCCCGAGGAGCTGATCCAGGCACTGGACGAGGCGACCGACCTGCCCGACGGCGACGGCAAGATCGCCGAGCTGGAACGCATCGCCGCGCACGCCGACGCGGCCGGGCAGACCCGGATCGGATTCGACGCCCGGATGGCGTTGATCGACACGTACAACAACCACACCGAACGGTGGCGGATGCTGCCGGCGTTCGGCTGGTGCCTGCGCACCTTCGACGAGCACCCTGAGCTGTTCGAGGGGTGGGACGCCGAGCTGCTGCGCTGGTACCACAAGTGGGCGGTCGCCACGTTGCGCAGCACGCCGCAGGTCGGCCTGGCGCAGACCCAGGCGGCACTGGACGATCTGGAGCGCCGGTTCACCCGCGACGGGCAGAGCCTGCAGGCGGTCTACAACCTGCGCTGCCGGATCGCCGACCATGTCGGTGACACTGAGCAGGCCCGGCAGTGGCTGGACCGGTGGCGCACCGCGCCCCGCGACGTCAACAGCGACTGCGCCGGCTGCGATCCGTCGCGGCAGGCCGAACTGCTGGCCGACTGGGGCGAATGGGAGCAGGCGATCACGGTCGTCGAACCGGTGCTCAGCGGTGCGCTGGGCTGCACCGAACAGCCGGAGAAGGCCCTGGTCGCGGTGATCATGCCGTACCTGCGTCTGGGCCGGTACGCCGAGGCGGCCCAGGCGCACGTACGCGCCTACCGGCGGCACCGCCACGAACGGGACGCCTTCCCGTACCTCGCCGACCATCTGCGGTTCTGCGCGTTGACCGGCCACCACGAGCGGGGTCTGGCGATCCTCACCGAGCACCTGGAGTGGTTCGACCGGCCCTACGACGACGCGTCGGCGATGGAGTTCGCCGCCGCCGGTGCCCTGATCTGCCGGCTGGCCGGCACCGCCGGATCCGGTGCCCGCACGGTGCACCGGCCCGAGCACGGCCAGCGACCGGCCGCAGAACTGACCGTCGACGAGCTCGGCGCGCTACTGACCGAGGCCGCCACCGAGCTGGCCGGCCGGTTCGACGCCCGCAACGGCACCGACCACCAGTCCCGGCGGATGGCCGACTGGCTGGCCGCCGAACCGCTCACCGACTGCGTCGAGCTGCCCGCCGACCAGCCGGCCAGATCCGGGTACGTCGCCGAGGCGGTGCCCGCCGAAGGCACCCCGGACGTGGTCGCACCGTTGACGTTGGAGGGCATCACCGCGGCGCTCAACGAACGCGGCGACCGGTACTTCGTCGACGACGACGGTGTGGTCGGCGGCAAGTGGGGCCGGGCGGTGATCCACTTCGAACGCCTCGGTGAGCAGCGGGAGATCCTGCACACCCGGATCATCGCGGAACGGCGGCTGCCGGCCGGCCGGCTGGCCGAGGCGTACCAGTTCTGCAACGCATGGAACCACGACCGGCTGCTGCCGAAGGTCTACGTGCACGACACCGGTGAGGGTGAGCTGATCCTGGCCGGCGACGTCAGCACCGACCTGGAGCACGGCGTCAGCGGCGCGCAGCTCGCCGTACTGGTCAACGCGGCGATCCTGACCGGAGCGGGCTTCGCCGACGCCGTCGCCGAGCTGCCCTGA
- a CDS encoding crosslink repair DNA glycosylase YcaQ family protein, with product MPAPDSLSLAQARRIALAAQGFADPAPTGVPTRRHLRRVLDRVGLIQIDSVNVLQRAHYLPLYSRLGPYPTDLLDRAAGHAPRELFEYWGHEASLIPVDLQPALRWRMARARDDAWGGVRRIAVEQPELVARVLDEVRARGPVTAAELEQDTVRPTGNWGWNWSAVKTALEYLFWAGEITSAGRTSTFARRYDVPQRVLPPRVLAAPTPTPAEAHRQLVEIAARCLGVAAEPELRDYFRLSAAAVRPVVADLVADGILRPVRVQGWSQTAYLHHQTRLPRWIRAATLLSPFDPVVWERARTERLFGLRYRIEIYVPAAQRVHGYYVLPFLDGDRLTALVDLKADRPAGVLRVPAAWPVPGATTDPQQTAAALADELVRLAGWLGLAQVAAPVGGDLAGPLSRALTAAGARGTVGVP from the coding sequence ATGCCCGCACCAGACAGTCTCTCACTCGCCCAGGCCCGCCGGATCGCGCTGGCCGCCCAGGGCTTCGCCGACCCCGCGCCCACCGGCGTGCCGACCCGTCGGCACCTGCGTCGGGTGCTCGACCGGGTCGGGCTGATCCAGATCGACTCGGTCAACGTCCTGCAACGCGCCCACTACCTGCCGCTGTACAGCCGGCTCGGTCCGTACCCGACCGACCTGCTGGACCGGGCGGCCGGGCACGCGCCCCGGGAGCTGTTCGAGTACTGGGGTCATGAGGCGTCGTTGATCCCGGTCGACCTGCAGCCGGCGCTGCGTTGGCGGATGGCCCGCGCCCGCGACGACGCCTGGGGCGGGGTCCGACGGATCGCCGTCGAGCAGCCCGAGCTGGTCGCCCGGGTGCTCGACGAGGTACGCGCCCGAGGTCCGGTCACCGCCGCCGAGCTGGAGCAGGACACCGTCCGTCCCACCGGTAACTGGGGGTGGAACTGGTCGGCGGTCAAGACCGCCCTCGAGTACCTCTTCTGGGCCGGCGAGATCACCTCCGCCGGGCGGACCAGCACCTTCGCGCGGCGCTACGACGTACCGCAGCGGGTGCTGCCGCCCCGGGTCCTCGCCGCGCCGACGCCGACCCCGGCCGAGGCGCACCGGCAGCTGGTCGAGATCGCCGCCCGCTGCCTCGGGGTGGCCGCCGAGCCGGAGCTGCGGGACTACTTCCGGCTGTCGGCGGCTGCGGTCCGGCCGGTCGTGGCCGACCTCGTCGCCGACGGCATCCTGCGCCCGGTCCGGGTGCAGGGCTGGTCGCAGACCGCCTACCTGCACCATCAGACCCGACTACCGCGCTGGATCCGGGCCGCCACGCTGCTCAGCCCGTTCGACCCGGTGGTCTGGGAGCGGGCCCGCACCGAGCGGCTGTTCGGGCTGCGGTACCGCATCGAGATCTACGTACCGGCCGCGCAGCGGGTGCACGGCTACTACGTACTGCCGTTTCTCGACGGCGACCGGCTCACCGCCCTGGTTGACCTCAAGGCGGACCGGCCGGCCGGGGTGCTGCGGGTGCCGGCCGCCTGGCCGGTGCCCGGTGCCACCACCGACCCGCAGCAGACCGCGGCGGCCCTGGCCGACGAGCTGGTCCGGCTGGCCGGCTGGCTCGGCCTGGCGCAGGTCGCCGCACCGGTCGGCGGCGACCTGGCCGGACCGTTGTCCCGGGCGCTGACTGCCGCCGGTGCGCGTGGCACGGTCGGTGTACCGTGA